ATGCTTTAGTTATTGCGCTGGGTAGTGAAACCGCATTCTTCGGAATCCCGGGCCTGCAAGAGTACAGCTTTACACTGAAGTCGGTAGAAGAAGCAAATCGTCTGCGCGCACACCTCGAAGAGCGCGTGATTGAATACAAGACAAGCAAAAATAAAGCAGATGTTACCTTCGTTGTAGGCGGTGGCGGTCTGACAGGTATCGAGCTTGTTGGGGAATTCGCTGATATGTTGCCAAATTTGTGCCACAAACATGGCGTAGACTTTGCAGACGTATCCATCTATTGCGTAGAGGCAGGTCCATCCATTTTGGCTGGTTTTGCTCCTGACCTGGTTGAGCGTGCGAAAACGAGCCTGGAAAAACGTGGCGTTCAATTCCTGACAGGCGTACCTGTAACGGAAATGAAAGAAATCACAGTTTGCCTGAAAGATGGCGGTACCATTGAAACCAAAACAATGGTATGGACTGGTGGCGTACAAGGCAATCGCGTAGTAGCTGAGTGCGGCGTGGAAGTAAACCGCGGGCGTGCAACTGTTACAGAATTCCTGCAATCCACTTCTCACCCTGATGTATTCCTTGCAGGTGACAGTGCGGTTGTAATGGGGCCAGAAGGTCGTCCATTCCCTCCGACTGCCCAACTGGCATGGCAAATGGGCGAAGTAGTAGGTCACAATCTCTTCGCGCACTTCAACGGCACCAAAATGGATACCTTCAAACCGGTATTCTCCGGTACACTGGGTAGCCTGGGCCGTAAAGACGCAATCGGAACAATCGGTGCAAGCCAACTGAAGCTCAAAGGCTTGCCAGCAACCTTGATGAAAGAAGCGAGTAACGTTCGTTACTTGACTCATATCAACGGTCTGTCCTCTTTGGCATACTAATCGAATCAGGAAAACCCGGGATGAAAATGTCCCGGGTTTTTTGTGTTTGTTTATCCGTTTCCGCTGGGATCTTCAATCACGTTTGGGGATTGGGCCATCTTTTTGCCCCGCATGTCATTGCCAAACTGATCGAGACTGCTTGGCTTACCTGCTGGGTGATTGTTACGACGCTCCGATTTATCTGACTTTCCACGTCCGGCCATTTGCCTTTCACCTCCTCCATACGATACGCATTATTGTGCGCGAAGAAGCCTCCTCTCATGTAATTAAAGTAAACCAAATATGATCCGATGAAAAAAAGTGACGGATAAGGATTGTCACATGAGATGCTTTCCGTTATAATGTCCTCTATGAAGAAACAACTGTTTTTCTCAGGAGGACACAACGCATGAAAAAGGAAGAAAAATTCTACTTGATTCGATCTGACATCCTGCCAGAATCGATTGCCAAAACGATTGAAGCCAAGAAGATGCTGGAATCCGGCGAAGTGGATACCGTGAATGAAGCGGTTGAACGGGTAGGATTGAGCCGCAGTGCTTTTTATAAGTACAAAGATGGCATTTTTCCGTTCAATGCGATGATGAGCGAAAAAATTATGACGTTTACTTTCTCTTTGGATCACATGTCAGGTTACTTGTCCAAAGTGCTCACATATGTAGCAGATCAAGGTGGAAACGTTTTGACCATCAATCAGACGATTCCACTTCAAGGGATTGCTACCATATCCATGTCAGTCGATATGGCTAATCTTCGCGTATCTAGCACGGAGTTTTTGGATAGCTTGCAGCTGATCCCGGGCGTTCGCAAAGCGATGATCGTCGGTAGAGGCTAAGTAAAAAACAATCAAAGAAAAGGCAGGGGAGAGAGACATGGAGAAGCAGAGCATTAAATTGGGGTTAATGGGTTTTGGAACAGTCGGGACTGGTGTCGTGCGCATTATCCAAGCCCATCAGGAGGATTTACAAAAGCAAACAGGCCTCAGTATTGAGGTTTCCCGTATTCTAGTTCAGGATGCGGAAAAATCTCGTAATATTCCATCCATGGAGAGCGCGCTGACCACTGACCCTGCTAGCCTTTTGGATGATCCAGAAATTGAAGTCATCGTAGAAGTGATTGGCGGCATTCACCCTGCAAAGGAATACATTTTGGGCGCACTCGAACGAGGCAAGCACGTAGTAACAGCCAACAAAGATCTGATGGCGTTGCACGGAGCCGAAATTTTAGAGAAAGCGCAAGAAAAGGGCTGTGACGTTTTCTACGAGGCGAGTGTAGCAGGTGGAATACCGATCTTGCGTGCGTTAGTAGAAGGGTTCTCCTCAGACCGTATCGAGAAAATGATGGGGATTGTCAACGGAACAACCAATTACATCATGACCAAAATGAGCAAAGAGGGCGCAGAATACAGCGAGGTTTTGAAAGAAGCGCAAGCACTGGGCTATGCGGAGCAGGACCCAACCTCCGACGTGGAAGGCTTTGATGCCGCCCGCAAAATGGCGATTCTGGCAACGCTGGGCTTCCGTGTACCGATGAAGCTCGAAGATGTAGACGTAAAAGGGATCAGTTCCGTGAGCAAGGAAGATATCGCCTATGGCAAGCAACTAGGTTATGAAATCAAACTGCTCGGACTGGCTCGTCGTGACGAAGAGGCGATTGAGGTAAGTGTGCAGCCGACTCTGGTTCCGAAATCTCATCCACTCGCTTCCGTAAATGGTGTCTTTAATGCCGTGTACGTACATGGGGAAGCGGTAGGAGAAACCATGTTTTACGGGCCAGGCGCAGGTGAATTACCGACTGCTACCGCCGTTGTGTCTGACCTGGTCACTGTCGTCAAAAACAGAAAGCTAGGAGTGAATGGACGCGGAATGGTTGCTCCATACAAAGAAAAAGTGCTGAAAGAAGACAGCGAAAAATTCTCTAAATACTTCCTGCGCATCGTAGTTGCAGATAAACGCGGTGTTCTTGCTCAAATTACGCAGCTGTTGGCTGACAAAAATATTTCCCTCGAGCAGGTCATTCAGCAACCGTTCAACAACGGTCGTGAAGCGGAGATTATCATGATTACACACCTGTCCTCAAAAAGTGACATGGATGCGGTACTGGCTTACATGGAACAGATGGATATCGTATCAACTGTGCAGAGCTGCTACCGTGTAGAAGGGGGAGACAAATAATGGTTTCTAATCGACAGTCTGGCATTCTGGCACGTTACCGGGAATTTCTCCCGATCACGGAAAAAACTCCGCTGGTCAGCTTGCATGAAGGAAATACACCCCTCATCCATGCTCCAAACCTTTCCAAACAATTGGGGGTAGAGCTGTACGTCAAGTACGAGGGGCTCAATCCGACCGGCTCTTTCAAAGATAGAGGCATGGTCATGGCTGTAGCCAAAGCGGTAGAAGAGGGAAGCAACACAATCATGTGTGCTTCGACGGGGAATACATCAGCAGCAGCTGCGGCGTATGCGGCACGCTCAGGTTTGCGTTGTATCGTCCTGATCCCGAACGGCAATATCGCACTGGGCAAGCTGGCACAGGCCATCGCTTATGGTGCAGAAGTCATCGCGATTGACGGTAATTTTGATGAAGCGCTCGATATCGTTCGCGAAATTACAGCGAAAGAGCCGATTACACTCGTGAATTCCGTGAACCCTTACCGGATCGAAGGACAAAAGACTGCGGCATTTGAAGTATGCGATGCGCTGACGGACGCACCTGACATTTTGGCTATTCCGGTTGGTAACGCAGGTAACATTACAGCCTACTGGAAGGGCTTCGAGGAATATTTCGCAGCCAAAAAATCGAGTCGCTTACCGAAGATGTACGGATTCCAGGCAGCAGGGGCAGCGCCGCTGGTTCATGGCGAACCCGTAGCCAACCCGGAAACGATTGCGACAGCGATTCGCATTGGCAACCCGGCGAGCAAGGATGGCGCTTTGAATGCCATTTCGAAATCAAGTGGTCTTGTCGATAGTGTAACGGACGAAGAGATTTTGCATGCCTATCATTTGCTGGCGAAGAGTGAAGGCGTGTTTTGTGAGCCTGCCTCGGCAGCATCGCTGGCTGGTATTATCAAACTGCATGAGGCTGGAAGGCTTCAACCTGGCAGCCAGATCGTGTGCGTGTTGACTGGAAACGGACTAAAAGATCCAAATATTGCTTTGAAGCTGGTAGGTGAAGAGCCGCGTTCAGTTCCGGCGACACATGAAGCTGTGATGGAGCTGGTTCGTCAAAGCGGGAGAGAATTTGTATCATGAATGGACGGCGTGTAAAAGTAACCATACCGGCATCGACAGCGAATCTGGGACCGGGATTCGATGCGCTGGGAATGGCCTTCCAGTTGTATTCTGTTGTAGAAATGGAAATCAGTGATCATACGACAGTAGAGATGATGGGCAAGGAGCTGCAAGGAACACCGACGGACAAAAACAATCTTCTGTACAAAGTTGCGGCGGGATTGTTTCAAGAAGCAGGTCTCGCCATTCCTGAGCTCGCGATCC
This genomic stretch from Brevibacillus brevis harbors:
- the thrC gene encoding threonine synthase gives rise to the protein MVSNRQSGILARYREFLPITEKTPLVSLHEGNTPLIHAPNLSKQLGVELYVKYEGLNPTGSFKDRGMVMAVAKAVEEGSNTIMCASTGNTSAAAAAYAARSGLRCIVLIPNGNIALGKLAQAIAYGAEVIAIDGNFDEALDIVREITAKEPITLVNSVNPYRIEGQKTAAFEVCDALTDAPDILAIPVGNAGNITAYWKGFEEYFAAKKSSRLPKMYGFQAAGAAPLVHGEPVANPETIATAIRIGNPASKDGALNAISKSSGLVDSVTDEEILHAYHLLAKSEGVFCEPASAASLAGIIKLHEAGRLQPGSQIVCVLTGNGLKDPNIALKLVGEEPRSVPATHEAVMELVRQSGREFVS
- a CDS encoding ACT domain-containing protein, translating into MKKEEKFYLIRSDILPESIAKTIEAKKMLESGEVDTVNEAVERVGLSRSAFYKYKDGIFPFNAMMSEKIMTFTFSLDHMSGYLSKVLTYVADQGGNVLTINQTIPLQGIATISMSVDMANLRVSSTEFLDSLQLIPGVRKAMIVGRG
- a CDS encoding NAD(P)/FAD-dependent oxidoreductase, with translation MAKHILILGGGYGGLLSALTARKYMTAEEASITVVNRFPTHQIITELHRLAVGNLSEQNVALPLERLLRGKEINLVVDTVENIGLDSQRVTLASGESIKYDALVIALGSETAFFGIPGLQEYSFTLKSVEEANRLRAHLEERVIEYKTSKNKADVTFVVGGGGLTGIELVGEFADMLPNLCHKHGVDFADVSIYCVEAGPSILAGFAPDLVERAKTSLEKRGVQFLTGVPVTEMKEITVCLKDGGTIETKTMVWTGGVQGNRVVAECGVEVNRGRATVTEFLQSTSHPDVFLAGDSAVVMGPEGRPFPPTAQLAWQMGEVVGHNLFAHFNGTKMDTFKPVFSGTLGSLGRKDAIGTIGASQLKLKGLPATLMKEASNVRYLTHINGLSSLAY
- a CDS encoding homoserine dehydrogenase, producing MEKQSIKLGLMGFGTVGTGVVRIIQAHQEDLQKQTGLSIEVSRILVQDAEKSRNIPSMESALTTDPASLLDDPEIEVIVEVIGGIHPAKEYILGALERGKHVVTANKDLMALHGAEILEKAQEKGCDVFYEASVAGGIPILRALVEGFSSDRIEKMMGIVNGTTNYIMTKMSKEGAEYSEVLKEAQALGYAEQDPTSDVEGFDAARKMAILATLGFRVPMKLEDVDVKGISSVSKEDIAYGKQLGYEIKLLGLARRDEEAIEVSVQPTLVPKSHPLASVNGVFNAVYVHGEAVGETMFYGPGAGELPTATAVVSDLVTVVKNRKLGVNGRGMVAPYKEKVLKEDSEKFSKYFLRIVVADKRGVLAQITQLLADKNISLEQVIQQPFNNGREAEIIMITHLSSKSDMDAVLAYMEQMDIVSTVQSCYRVEGGDK